In Leptolyngbya sp. SIO1E4, one DNA window encodes the following:
- a CDS encoding carbon dioxide-concentrating mechanism protein CcmK codes for MAIAVGMIETLGFPAVVEAADAMVKAARVTLVGYEKIGSGRVTVIVRGDVSEVQASVAAGVENVKRVNGGQVLSTHIIARPHENLEFVLPIRYTEAVEQFRESVSGIRPYGR; via the coding sequence ATGGCCATTGCAGTTGGCATGATTGAAACCCTAGGCTTTCCGGCAGTTGTAGAGGCGGCAGATGCGATGGTAAAAGCTGCCCGTGTGACGCTGGTGGGGTATGAAAAAATTGGGAGTGGCCGCGTTACCGTAATTGTGCGAGGAGATGTCTCCGAGGTGCAGGCATCGGTCGCTGCAGGTGTTGAAAATGTGAAGCGCGTCAATGGCGGGCAAGTGCTATCGACTCATATCATTGCTCGTCCCCATGAAAACCTGGAGTTTGTGCTGCCGATTCGTTACACCGAAGCCGTTGAGCAGTTCCGTGAGAGTGTCAGCGGCATTCGCCCCTATGGTCGCTAG
- a CDS encoding Calvin cycle protein CP12 — translation MSPATAILETKQSIARVNYEPSLNSRLQAALEHARRLTAMYEVGQIEVAIAWETVEELEVAQRRQQASRPSAFAQYCAANPDAPECRMYDV, via the coding sequence ATGAGCCCAGCCACAGCTATTTTAGAAACCAAGCAATCGATCGCTAGGGTTAACTATGAGCCCAGCCTCAACAGCCGATTGCAGGCTGCTCTCGAACATGCCCGGCGACTGACAGCGATGTATGAAGTGGGCCAAATCGAGGTTGCGATCGCGTGGGAAACCGTTGAAGAGCTTGAAGTTGCCCAGAGACGTCAGCAAGCCTCTCGCCCTTCTGCCTTTGCCCAGTATTGTGCGGCTAACCCCGATGCGCCTGAATGCCGCATGTATGATGTCTAA
- a CDS encoding NAD(P)H-quinone oxidoreductase subunit F: MTQFLVQTGWLIPAYGFIGAIAVLPWSTGLIRRTGSRPAAYINILMTLLAFIHGTLAFWGIWEQGSQELTLTWFQVADLDLHLSLELSVLNLGAVDLITGLSLLAQIYALGYMEKDWALARFYGFMGFFEAAMSGVVLSSSLFLAYSLLEMLTLSTYLFVGFWYAQPLVVTAARDAFLTKRIGDVLLLMGVITLSALAGSLQFNDLYEWVKVADLAPWAATLLGIALIAGPTGKCAQFPLHLWLDEAMEGPNPASILRNSVVVTCGAYILIRLQPIVVLSPVALSLLMFIGTVTAIGASLVALAQIDIKRTFSYSTSAYLGLVFIAVGAEWPGVALMILLTHAIAKALLFMSAGAVILTTNCQDLTELGGLGKKMPATALSYGVASLGLVGLLPLGCFWGYRLGIDFFWRDRPALVVVFLLVNALTALNLTRVFRLVFLGASQPKTRRAPEVAWPMALPMVMLTVFTLMVPVLLLRMSLLPPWMYINKLALLLLVASGALGVGIGALIPLSKTLARSMQRPVRILQDLLAYDFYTEKLYRFTVVWLVEKLSFASSWFDRYIVDGLVNSVGLASLMGGESLKYSISGRSQGYLLTIVVGVSLLGLLMTWTMW; this comes from the coding sequence ATGACACAGTTCTTGGTGCAAACAGGCTGGCTCATACCGGCTTACGGTTTTATTGGTGCGATCGCGGTCTTGCCCTGGTCAACGGGGTTAATTCGACGCACGGGTTCCAGACCAGCGGCATACATCAATATTTTGATGACCCTGCTTGCCTTCATCCATGGGACTCTGGCCTTCTGGGGCATTTGGGAACAGGGATCCCAAGAGCTGACTCTGACCTGGTTTCAGGTGGCGGATCTGGATCTGCATTTATCTCTAGAACTCTCCGTCCTAAACCTGGGGGCTGTGGATCTGATTACAGGGCTGAGCTTGCTTGCTCAGATTTATGCCCTGGGCTACATGGAAAAAGATTGGGCTCTGGCCCGATTTTATGGATTTATGGGCTTCTTTGAAGCAGCCATGAGCGGGGTTGTGCTCAGCAGCTCGCTGTTTTTAGCCTATTCGCTGCTAGAGATGCTGACCCTTTCGACGTACTTGTTTGTAGGGTTCTGGTATGCTCAGCCGCTGGTGGTCACCGCTGCGCGAGATGCCTTTTTAACCAAGCGCATTGGCGATGTCTTGCTGCTGATGGGGGTAATTACACTGTCAGCACTGGCAGGCAGCCTGCAATTTAACGACTTATATGAGTGGGTTAAGGTGGCTGACCTGGCCCCTTGGGCGGCTACCTTGTTAGGCATTGCCTTGATTGCGGGGCCAACGGGTAAATGCGCTCAATTTCCGCTGCACCTGTGGTTAGACGAGGCGATGGAAGGGCCGAATCCGGCATCGATTTTGCGCAACTCAGTGGTGGTCACTTGCGGGGCCTATATTCTGATTCGCCTGCAGCCCATCGTGGTGCTCTCGCCAGTGGCATTATCTTTACTGATGTTTATTGGAACGGTCACTGCCATTGGGGCTTCGCTGGTCGCCCTGGCCCAGATCGATATTAAGCGAACTTTCTCCTACTCCACGAGTGCCTATCTGGGGCTGGTGTTTATTGCCGTAGGTGCCGAGTGGCCTGGGGTCGCCCTGATGATTTTGCTCACCCACGCGATCGCCAAAGCCTTGTTATTTATGAGCGCCGGGGCCGTCATCTTAACCACCAACTGCCAGGACTTGACCGAGCTGGGGGGGCTGGGTAAAAAGATGCCCGCCACAGCCTTGTCTTACGGTGTGGCCTCTCTTGGCCTGGTGGGGTTGTTGCCGCTGGGTTGCTTTTGGGGGTATCGCCTAGGGATTGATTTCTTCTGGCGCGATCGCCCAGCTCTGGTGGTTGTTTTTCTGTTAGTGAATGCCCTTACTGCCCTCAACCTGACCCGAGTCTTTCGACTGGTATTTCTGGGCGCATCCCAGCCGAAGACACGCCGGGCACCTGAGGTAGCCTGGCCCATGGCTCTGCCGATGGTCATGCTAACCGTCTTTACGCTGATGGTGCCCGTGCTGCTGTTGCGGATGTCCCTCTTACCGCCGTGGATGTACATCAATAAGCTGGCCCTGCTGCTGCTGGTGGCCTCTGGGGCACTGGGCGTAGGGATTGGGGCCTTGATCCCGCTGAGTAAGACCCTGGCTCGCTCTATGCAGCGTCCGGTCAGGATCCTGCAGGATCTCTTAGCCTACGACTTCTACACCGAGAAGCTGTATCGCTTCACTGTGGTTTGGTTGGTTGAAAAGCTATCTTTCGCCAGTAGCTGGTTTGATCGCTACATCGTTGATGGGCTGGTGAACAGCGTGGGCTTGGCTTCCCTGATGGGGGGAGAAAGCTTGAAATATAGCATTTCTGGGCGATCGCAGGGCTACCTACTCACCATTGTGGTAGGGGTCAGCCTGCTGGGGCTGTTGATGACGTGGACGATGTGGTAG
- a CDS encoding DUF4352 domain-containing protein, producing MKIRLVALTLTVLAVVACGGRVKTSQPAEAEVISQEATPVNTAVAVAEDRSVLVERSEQVDAISVMNDFTEPVTGNGQDLMIVYVTIENTGEAFGSIFGTQFRLVDSDGREYDPIQNLEEAVTINMWLDKRDLEHSSARLFPGSTVQTAKIFRVAPDASELKLLANEIMMDIN from the coding sequence ATGAAAATTCGATTGGTGGCTCTGACATTAACGGTTCTAGCGGTAGTTGCCTGTGGCGGAAGGGTTAAAACTTCTCAACCCGCAGAAGCTGAAGTAATCAGTCAAGAAGCCACACCGGTGAATACAGCTGTCGCGGTTGCAGAAGATCGCAGCGTTCTGGTTGAACGCAGCGAACAGGTCGATGCAATTTCTGTCATGAATGACTTTACAGAGCCAGTGACCGGGAATGGTCAAGACCTCATGATTGTCTACGTGACTATTGAAAATACTGGCGAAGCGTTCGGCAGTATTTTTGGAACTCAGTTTCGATTAGTAGATAGTGACGGCCGTGAGTATGACCCAATTCAGAACTTAGAGGAAGCCGTTACGATTAATATGTGGCTCGATAAACGAGATTTAGAGCACTCCTCAGCCCGGCTTTTTCCTGGCAGCACAGTGCAGACTGCCAAGATATTTCGAGTCGCACCCGATGCCTCTGAGTTGAAGCTGCTGGCAAATGAAATCATGATGGATATTAATTAG
- a CDS encoding EutN/CcmL family microcompartment protein, with the protein MLLAKVRGTVVSTCKEPSLSGVKFLMVQLLSDRGEPLPDYEVAADVVGAGVGEWVLIARGSGARQHEGYQDRPVDATVIAIVDTVSLSSGSLYSKRDDFS; encoded by the coding sequence ATGTTATTGGCTAAAGTTCGCGGCACAGTCGTGAGTACCTGTAAGGAACCTAGCTTAAGCGGCGTCAAGTTCCTCATGGTGCAGCTGCTTAGTGATAGGGGTGAACCTTTGCCTGATTATGAAGTAGCTGCAGATGTCGTAGGTGCTGGCGTCGGCGAGTGGGTTCTGATTGCTCGGGGAAGTGGTGCTCGGCAACATGAGGGTTACCAAGATCGTCCGGTGGATGCCACGGTCATTGCGATCGTGGACACCGTTTCTTTAAGCTCGGGCTCACTTTATAGCAAGCGCGACGATTTCAGTTGA
- a CDS encoding ribulose bisphosphate carboxylase small subunit, whose amino-acid sequence MVTRSVAAPPTPWSRDLAEPTIEPSAFVHPFSQLIGDVHIGDNVLVAPGTSIRADEGSPFAIGAGSSIQDDVVIHGLEQGRVLGGDQQPYSVWIGANVCVTHKAIIHGPAYLGDGCFVGFRSTIFNARLGRGCVVMMHALVQDVEIPPGKFVPSGAVITRQEQVAQLSDAKPEDLAFVQELISVNQDLRAGYACAADEACISDVLSDRDRIPLTPIDHDNGTKTMQPQRLTSDIVHQVRQLLSQGYRIGTEHADIRRFRSNVWQTCMPIQSSREAEVLGALEACLEEHTGEYVRLFGIDPVAKRRIAPTTIQRADGKPVAVNAQSVPKAVPSGYAAPQSRHSSGSSQDAAGLLQQVRQLLSQGYRIGLEHADSRRFRSNVWQSCTPIHSNNEREVMAALQTCLAEHAGEYVRMFGIDPVAKRRITPITVQRPDSRATVGAAPSGGGTSAPAGHYNGAASAGSAAAPGQLSPAVVQQVRQLLSQGYRIGSEHADSRRFRSNVWQTCPPVTTTQEADVLSALSACVQEHAGEYVRIFGIDPVAKQRLSPVMVNRPNGNGHNGHGGGSAGGASVGASTPSYQAPPPSAHNGSATSGGGPGVTSDVMQQVRQLVGQGYRISLEHADVRRYRSGAWQSGGVLEGHGSSDVIAALEASLAAHAGEYVRLVGIDPQAKRRVSETTIQRP is encoded by the coding sequence ATGGTGACCCGTAGTGTAGCCGCTCCGCCAACTCCCTGGTCCCGGGATTTGGCAGAGCCCACAATTGAGCCATCAGCATTTGTGCATCCTTTTTCTCAGTTGATTGGGGATGTTCACATTGGTGACAACGTTTTAGTGGCCCCTGGAACTTCGATTCGAGCGGATGAGGGGTCACCGTTTGCCATTGGTGCAGGGTCATCGATTCAAGATGATGTGGTGATCCACGGTTTAGAGCAGGGGCGAGTACTGGGCGGTGATCAGCAGCCCTATTCGGTCTGGATTGGCGCTAACGTTTGTGTGACCCACAAGGCAATTATTCATGGCCCTGCCTACCTTGGGGATGGCTGCTTCGTGGGGTTCCGCTCTACGATCTTTAATGCTCGGCTGGGGCGCGGGTGTGTCGTCATGATGCATGCCCTGGTTCAAGATGTGGAAATTCCCCCTGGGAAGTTTGTTCCCTCTGGGGCTGTCATTACTCGGCAGGAGCAGGTAGCACAGCTATCGGATGCCAAGCCAGAAGATTTAGCCTTCGTCCAAGAACTTATCAGCGTTAATCAAGATTTGCGTGCGGGCTATGCCTGTGCTGCAGATGAGGCCTGCATCAGCGATGTTCTCTCTGATCGCGATCGCATCCCTCTGACACCTATCGATCATGACAACGGAACCAAAACTATGCAACCTCAACGCTTGACATCCGACATTGTGCACCAGGTACGACAGCTTCTGAGTCAGGGATATCGCATCGGGACTGAACATGCAGATATTCGCCGCTTCCGCAGTAATGTCTGGCAAACATGTATGCCCATTCAATCCTCCCGTGAGGCAGAGGTGCTAGGTGCCCTCGAAGCCTGCCTGGAAGAACATACTGGAGAATACGTGCGCCTCTTTGGCATTGATCCTGTGGCCAAGCGCCGAATTGCGCCCACAACCATTCAACGGGCAGACGGTAAGCCCGTTGCCGTGAATGCTCAGTCTGTGCCTAAGGCCGTTCCATCAGGGTATGCGGCCCCTCAAAGCCGTCATTCCAGCGGCAGCAGCCAAGATGCCGCAGGGTTATTACAGCAGGTGCGGCAGCTCTTGAGCCAGGGCTACCGCATTGGTCTAGAACATGCAGACAGCCGCCGCTTCCGCAGTAATGTTTGGCAGAGCTGTACTCCGATTCACTCCAATAATGAGCGAGAAGTGATGGCAGCGCTGCAAACCTGCCTCGCGGAGCATGCGGGCGAATACGTACGGATGTTTGGGATTGATCCGGTGGCTAAACGTCGCATCACGCCTATCACGGTACAGCGTCCAGATAGTAGGGCGACCGTGGGCGCTGCCCCCTCAGGTGGCGGCACCTCTGCCCCTGCCGGTCATTACAATGGGGCCGCGAGTGCTGGCTCTGCAGCGGCACCAGGGCAGCTGTCTCCAGCGGTGGTTCAGCAAGTCCGTCAACTACTGAGCCAGGGCTATCGCATTGGATCAGAGCATGCCGATAGCCGTCGTTTCCGCAGTAATGTTTGGCAGACCTGTCCGCCCGTGACTACGACACAAGAAGCGGATGTGCTCTCAGCGCTGAGTGCCTGCGTGCAAGAGCATGCCGGGGAATATGTCCGCATCTTTGGCATTGATCCCGTTGCGAAGCAGCGGCTGTCTCCCGTGATGGTGAACCGACCCAATGGCAATGGCCACAATGGGCACGGGGGTGGATCTGCTGGAGGCGCATCTGTCGGGGCATCTACACCGAGCTATCAAGCGCCGCCACCATCGGCCCATAACGGTTCTGCCACTAGCGGGGGGGGGCCAGGGGTGACCAGTGACGTGATGCAACAGGTTCGCCAGCTTGTGGGTCAGGGGTATCGCATTAGCTTGGAGCATGCCGATGTGCGGCGATACCGGAGTGGCGCCTGGCAAAGCGGCGGTGTCCTGGAAGGGCACGGCTCTTCTGATGTGATTGCTGCTTTGGAAGCCAGTTTGGCCGCCCATGCGGGAGAATATGTGCGCTTGGTGGGCATTGATCCGCAAGCCAAGCGTCGGGTTTCAGAAACCACGATTCAACGTCCTTGA
- a CDS encoding BMC domain-containing protein translates to MAANTNLSVSKPSPYAQRWASKLRNAALGLVSTESFPAVVGTADAMLKSADVMLIGYEKTGSGQCTAVVRGGVADVRMAVEAGTQTAKQFGQYLSSSLIPRPLPNLEAVLPICIHLDALERVGGGRMGNQAIGLLETRGFPAMVGAADAMTKAADVKVVAHQTIGSGLCTVIIRGSLPNVAIAVEAGMHEAERIGELHAVMVIPRPLDELEHSLPMAAEELETEQPMRLPLKLEEKEKELVPLAEASEAEVVQEMVLPEVETEPRPAPMPLPEPLKEGELD, encoded by the coding sequence ATGGCGGCAAATACCAACTTATCTGTGTCTAAACCTTCACCCTATGCGCAACGGTGGGCTTCTAAGCTCCGGAATGCTGCGCTTGGCCTGGTGTCCACAGAAAGTTTCCCTGCGGTTGTTGGGACAGCGGATGCCATGTTGAAGTCGGCGGATGTCATGTTAATCGGCTACGAGAAGACGGGCTCAGGGCAGTGTACTGCAGTGGTTCGGGGTGGGGTTGCCGATGTGCGCATGGCTGTCGAGGCAGGAACCCAGACGGCAAAGCAATTTGGTCAATATCTTTCGTCTTCACTGATTCCGCGGCCTCTACCGAATCTGGAGGCGGTTTTACCGATCTGCATCCATTTAGATGCGCTGGAGCGGGTCGGGGGTGGTCGCATGGGGAACCAAGCCATTGGTCTGCTAGAAACTCGGGGTTTCCCGGCAATGGTGGGGGCAGCGGATGCCATGACCAAAGCAGCGGATGTGAAGGTCGTAGCTCACCAAACAATTGGCTCAGGTCTGTGTACCGTGATTATTCGCGGTTCATTGCCAAACGTAGCGATCGCTGTTGAAGCGGGCATGCACGAGGCCGAGCGCATTGGCGAACTCCATGCTGTGATGGTGATTCCTCGTCCGCTGGATGAGCTAGAACATTCGCTACCGATGGCAGCAGAAGAGCTAGAGACCGAGCAGCCTATGCGCCTGCCGCTGAAGCTAGAAGAGAAAGAGAAAGAGTTGGTGCCCCTGGCGGAAGCAAGTGAGGCTGAAGTTGTCCAGGAGATGGTGCTGCCAGAAGTAGAGACAGAGCCTCGCCCGGCTCCGATGCCCTTGCCTGAGCCCTTGAAAGAAGGCGAGTTGGACTAG
- a CDS encoding carbon dioxide-concentrating mechanism protein CcmK: protein MPIAVGMIETKGFPAVVEAADAMVKAARVTLVGYEKIGSGRVTVIVRGDVSEVQASVSAGIESAKRVNGGEVLSTHIIARPHENLEFVLPIRYTEAVEQFRT from the coding sequence ATGCCTATTGCAGTTGGAATGATTGAGACCAAAGGGTTTCCTGCGGTTGTTGAAGCGGCTGATGCGATGGTTAAGGCAGCTCGAGTGACACTGGTTGGATACGAGAAAATTGGCAGCGGTCGCGTTACGGTGATTGTCCGTGGTGATGTCTCTGAAGTACAGGCATCTGTATCAGCGGGTATTGAGTCTGCTAAGCGGGTGAACGGGGGCGAAGTATTGTCTACCCACATCATTGCCCGTCCCCATGAGAACCTTGAGTTTGTCCTCCCCATTCGCTATACCGAAGCCGTTGAGCAGTTCCGAACTTAG
- a CDS encoding carbon dioxide concentrating mechanism protein codes for MRQQDDVSDAIAYYVGDAVVVSSDVVIASGSVLEAVPGSRLVVGPGVCIGAGVVIQAYGGELKIEAGTNLGRGVLLLGAGVVGTRACIGAESTLINPNVQADQVIAARSLVGDMSRALAAGATPTPKSPSQNGKTPHPADAVANADTLLDSPDVDSPNGNGQAGSLASMNSVYGRDQVLQLVQILFPHRNAVMSDSNSP; via the coding sequence ATGCGGCAGCAGGATGATGTGTCAGATGCAATAGCGTATTACGTTGGGGATGCCGTGGTGGTTAGCTCCGATGTCGTCATTGCATCGGGATCCGTGCTGGAGGCCGTGCCGGGGAGTCGGTTAGTGGTCGGGCCAGGGGTCTGTATTGGAGCTGGCGTGGTGATTCAAGCCTATGGCGGTGAGCTCAAAATAGAAGCGGGAACCAATTTGGGCCGTGGAGTTTTACTGTTAGGGGCGGGCGTTGTGGGAACCCGCGCCTGCATTGGAGCCGAAAGCACCCTGATTAATCCTAACGTTCAGGCTGATCAGGTGATTGCAGCGCGATCGCTGGTGGGAGATATGAGCCGCGCGTTGGCCGCAGGGGCAACGCCTACGCCTAAAAGCCCCTCACAAAATGGCAAAACTCCCCATCCTGCCGATGCCGTGGCCAATGCCGATACGCTTCTGGATTCCCCTGATGTCGATTCCCCTAATGGCAATGGTCAGGCAGGTTCCCTGGCTTCTATGAACTCAGTGTATGGGCGCGACCAAGTGTTACAGCTTGTGCAAATTTTGTTTCCCCATCGCAATGCGGTCATGTCAGATTCAAATTCCCCGTGA